A window from Ignavibacteriota bacterium encodes these proteins:
- a CDS encoding HU family DNA-binding protein, which produces MAKAKPAVKKPAAKKAAPKKAAAKKAAPKKAAPKKAAAKKAAAKKVATKKVAAKKPAAKKAAPKKAAAKKPAAKKAAAKKAATKKVAVKKPAAKKAAPKKAAAKKAAPKKAAPKKAAAKKPAAKKLAAKKAAEKKVAAPKPAVKKPVPPKGPYTKGDIVDHLAFKLEVTKKTANAFVDELAGLIAANAKKTFTLPGVGKFSTGKTKKRNGRNPSTGQAIVIPAKNKVKFKVGKALQDAVFPTK; this is translated from the coding sequence ATGGCAAAAGCAAAACCTGCAGTAAAGAAACCAGCTGCAAAAAAAGCTGCTCCAAAAAAAGCTGCTGCTAAAAAAGCAGCACCCAAAAAAGCTGCTCCAAAAAAAGCTGCTGCTAAGAAAGCTGCCGCTAAAAAAGTTGCAACAAAAAAAGTTGCTGCAAAGAAACCAGCTGCTAAGAAAGCTGCTCCAAAAAAAGCTGCTGCTAAAAAACCAGCTGCAAAAAAAGCTGCTGCTAAAAAAGCCGCAACAAAAAAAGTTGCAGTAAAGAAACCAGCTGCTAAGAAAGCTGCTCCAAAAAAAGCTGCTGCTAAAAAAGCCGCTCCAAAGAAAGCTGCACCAAAGAAAGCTGCTGCTAAAAAACCAGCTGCAAAAAAATTAGCAGCTAAAAAAGCCGCTGAAAAAAAAGTTGCTGCTCCAAAACCAGCTGTTAAAAAACCTGTTCCTCCCAAAGGACCTTATACAAAAGGTGATATTGTTGATCATTTAGCTTTTAAATTGGAAGTAACTAAAAAAACAGCTAATGCTTTTGTTGACGAATTAGCAGGTCTTATTGCTGCAAATGCAAAGAAAACTTTCACATTACCAGGTGTTGGAAAATTCTCAACTGGTAAAACTAAAAAAAGAAATGGCAGAAATCCTTCAACTGGTCAAGCTATTGTTATTCCAGCTAAGAATAAAGTTAAATTCAAAGTTGGTAAAGCTTTGCAAGATGCAGTATTTCCAAC
- a CDS encoding T9SS type A sorting domain-containing protein, protein MKNFILLLILTAFNFIYSQAISTNPEFPTETDEIEITFFIQEMSRKDLAGYGGILYTHTGVNTSLGNWQHVIGTWGDNNSQPTLERISTDVYQITINNPRAFYNLTNSNEHITSLNFVLRSADGSKQTEDLFVPLFEDGLNIKILEPLSLPIYPLAGEKIDFVIVASEADSLKLLLNNNIIAQSIEDTLRYSIIAEGSGRQKIKFLAKSNDETYVDSLHFIIRENVNIEELPSGLTTGLNYIDDNSVTLAIFAPNKKFVYAIGDFNNWEFDPSDSESWDFDSKYYFNLTPDSTIFWLTLNNLVKNKEYRFQYLIDGKLRIADPYSDKILEEEDSFISEDTYPNLIEYPNDETSFSVSVLQTGQTPFQWEADNYIKPNQSNLIIYELLIRDFVSTHHYQTLIDTLDYLQKLGVNSIELMPINEFEGNESWGYNPSFYFAPDKYYGTKNDLKKFIDECHKRNIAVIMDIVLNHMYGRSSFVRLYSSGDYGPVTSENPWFNIASPNPVFSWGYDLNHEKIETQNLVDRVTKYWLNEFKFDGFRFDFTKGFTNRVGDGSSFDQSRINILKRIADKIWEFDSTAYIILEHFAPDSEENILTDYGMMVWGNVNYNYSEAAMGYNESDKSNFGRISYKNHGFTKPNLVGYMESHDEERLMYKNLTFGNVLGDYSVKNLNTALNRIKTAAAFFILVPGPKMIWQFGELGYDYSIDYNGRVGNKPIKWDYLEVQERKNLYKTFSSLNFLKQNYPTFSTNNFTLSTNSSIKKIELLHETMNAVILGNFDVVVNSANPNFPNTGKWYDYFSGDSLNVTLSQSLISLQPGEFKIYTSKKIHNPENDDDSTDIDIPDTFKLLQNFPNPFNSGTDINYTIPNEETYVQLKIYDALGKEVETLVNEKQKPDSYEVHFDGRNLASGIYFYKITYGSKSETKKMVLLK, encoded by the coding sequence ATGAAAAATTTTATTCTTTTATTAATATTAACTGCATTCAATTTTATTTATTCACAAGCAATTAGCACAAATCCGGAATTCCCAACCGAAACAGATGAAATTGAAATAACATTTTTTATTCAAGAAATGTCAAGAAAAGATTTAGCTGGTTATGGTGGAATTCTCTATACACACACTGGTGTAAATACTAGTTTGGGAAATTGGCAGCATGTTATCGGTACTTGGGGAGACAATAATTCTCAACCAACTTTAGAAAGAATTTCCACAGATGTTTATCAAATTACAATTAATAATCCTAGAGCTTTTTACAATCTTACAAATTCAAATGAACATATTACTTCTTTAAATTTTGTTTTACGAAGTGCAGATGGTTCTAAGCAAACTGAAGATTTATTTGTTCCTTTATTCGAAGACGGTTTAAATATTAAAATTCTTGAACCTCTTTCTTTACCAATTTATCCGTTAGCTGGAGAAAAAATAGATTTTGTAATTGTTGCAAGTGAAGCTGACAGCTTAAAATTACTTTTGAATAATAATATCATTGCACAATCAATTGAAGATACTCTTCGTTATTCAATAATTGCTGAAGGTTCCGGTAGACAAAAAATTAAATTTCTTGCAAAAAGTAATGATGAAACTTATGTTGATTCGCTTCATTTTATTATTCGAGAAAATGTAAATATTGAGGAACTGCCAAGCGGATTAACAACCGGATTAAATTATATTGATGATAATTCAGTTACACTAGCAATTTTTGCCCCAAATAAAAAATTTGTTTATGCAATTGGTGATTTTAATAATTGGGAATTTGATCCTAGTGATTCTGAAAGCTGGGATTTCGATTCTAAATATTATTTTAATTTAACTCCGGATAGTACAATATTTTGGCTAACATTAAATAATTTAGTTAAAAATAAAGAATATAGATTTCAATATTTAATTGATGGAAAACTTAGAATCGCCGATCCGTATTCAGATAAAATTTTGGAGGAAGAAGATAGTTTTATTTCGGAAGACACTTATCCCAATCTTATAGAATATCCAAATGACGAAACAAGTTTTTCGGTTTCAGTATTACAAACTGGTCAAACGCCATTTCAATGGGAAGCAGATAATTACATAAAACCAAATCAATCAAATTTAATTATTTATGAACTGTTGATCAGAGATTTTGTCTCAACTCATCATTATCAAACTTTGATTGACACTTTGGACTATCTACAAAAATTAGGAGTAAATTCTATTGAGTTAATGCCGATAAATGAATTTGAAGGAAACGAAAGTTGGGGTTATAATCCATCATTTTATTTTGCTCCCGATAAATATTACGGAACTAAAAATGATTTAAAAAAATTTATTGATGAATGTCATAAAAGAAATATTGCAGTAATTATGGATATCGTTTTAAATCATATGTACGGAAGGTCATCGTTTGTTAGATTATATTCGTCCGGAGATTATGGTCCGGTAACTTCAGAAAATCCTTGGTTTAATATTGCAAGTCCAAATCCGGTTTTTTCTTGGGGATACGATCTTAATCATGAGAAAATTGAAACACAAAATTTAGTTGATAGAGTTACAAAATACTGGTTGAATGAATTTAAATTCGATGGATTTAGATTTGATTTTACAAAGGGATTTACAAACAGGGTTGGCGATGGCAGTTCATTCGATCAATCTCGAATAAATATTTTAAAAAGAATAGCAGATAAAATTTGGGAATTTGATTCTACTGCATATATTATTTTGGAACATTTTGCACCGGATTCTGAAGAAAATATTTTAACGGATTACGGAATGATGGTTTGGGGAAATGTAAATTATAATTATAGCGAAGCTGCAATGGGTTATAATGAAAGTGATAAATCAAATTTTGGAAGAATATCATATAAAAATCATGGATTTACAAAACCAAATTTAGTTGGTTATATGGAAAGTCATGATGAAGAAAGATTAATGTATAAAAATTTAACCTTTGGAAATGTTCTTGGTGATTATAGTGTAAAAAACTTGAACACTGCTTTAAATAGAATTAAAACTGCAGCAGCTTTTTTTATATTAGTTCCCGGACCAAAAATGATTTGGCAATTTGGTGAATTGGGTTATGATTATTCAATTGATTATAACGGTCGAGTTGGAAACAAACCAATAAAATGGGACTATTTAGAAGTTCAAGAAAGAAAAAATTTATATAAAACTTTTTCATCATTAAATTTTCTTAAACAAAATTATCCAACATTTTCAACAAATAATTTTACACTTTCAACAAATTCATCTATTAAAAAAATTGAACTTCTGCATGAAACAATGAATGCAGTAATTTTAGGGAATTTTGATGTTGTGGTAAATTCAGCTAATCCTAATTTCCCAAATACAGGTAAGTGGTATGATTATTTTAGCGGTGACAGCTTAAATGTAACTTTGTCACAATCTTTAATTTCTCTTCAACCAGGAGAATTTAAAATATATACTTCAAAAAAAATACATAACCCGGAAAATGATGATGACAGTACTGATATAGATATTCCGGATACATTTAAACTTTTGCAAAATTTTCCAAATCCATTTAATAGCGGTACAGATATTAATTATACAATTCCTAATGAAGAAACTTATGTTCAGCTAAAAATTTATGATGCTTTAGGAAAGGAAGTTGAAACATTAGTTAATGAAAAACAAAAACCGGATTCATATGAAGTTCATTTTGATGGACGTAATTTAGCTAGCGGAATATATTTTTACAAAATTACTTACGGTTCAAAATCCGAAACTAAAAAAATGGTTTTACTAAAATAA
- a CDS encoding DinB family protein, protein MKKYFQNLFEFNSWANSCIVKKLFLIDDEKADSIKLMSHIISAQDTWLERLKETQNYIIDIWEIFTIQELQILSNKSSKEWQKFIAKISDQNFQKICNYKNSIGQQFSHSYHDIFTHVINHSTYHRAQINTQLKLKNIEPAKIDYIIFEREKLN, encoded by the coding sequence ATGAAAAAATATTTTCAAAATTTATTTGAATTTAATAGTTGGGCAAATTCTTGTATTGTTAAGAAGTTATTTTTAATTGATGATGAAAAAGCTGATTCAATAAAATTGATGAGTCATATAATTTCTGCTCAAGATACTTGGCTTGAAAGATTAAAAGAAACTCAAAACTATATAATTGATATTTGGGAAATATTTACAATTCAAGAATTGCAAATTCTTTCGAATAAAAGTTCAAAAGAATGGCAAAAATTTATTGCTAAAATTAGTGATCAAAATTTCCAAAAAATTTGTAATTATAAAAATTCTATTGGACAACAATTTTCACATTCTTATCATGATATTTTCACTCACGTTATAAATCATTCAACGTATCATCGTGCGCAAATTAATACTCAATTAAAATTAAAAAATATTGAACCGGCGAAAATTGATTATATAATTTTCGAAAGAGAAAAATTAAATTGA
- a CDS encoding RNA methyltransferase, with the protein MISKTELKYLSKLSQKKYRILEKKFLVEGKRFVEEGLKSRFVCSKIFVTEHFKDNSIDTINLINSKKIEYDIINKIEIEKLTFTENPQGIIAVFEIPDKKKIEIDGKIICLDNISDPGNVGTILRTCVWFGIKNVFISENSVELFNPKVLRASMGAIFSLNIFDEVDLVEIIKKYKKLNYKSYIADLNGVDFKKIKFDGKSIIIFSNEAFGPTKELLNICDTKITIPKKGNIDSLNVSVAAAVILSSI; encoded by the coding sequence TTGATATCAAAAACTGAACTAAAATATTTAAGTAAACTCTCGCAAAAAAAATACAGAATTTTAGAAAAGAAATTCCTTGTAGAAGGAAAGAGATTTGTTGAAGAAGGCTTAAAAAGTAGATTTGTATGTTCCAAAATTTTTGTAACTGAACATTTTAAAGATAATTCCATCGATACAATTAATTTAATAAATTCGAAAAAAATAGAATATGATATAATTAATAAAATTGAAATCGAAAAATTAACATTTACAGAAAACCCCCAAGGAATAATTGCAGTTTTCGAAATTCCAGATAAAAAGAAAATTGAAATTGATGGTAAAATAATTTGTCTTGATAATATTTCTGATCCCGGAAATGTTGGAACAATTTTGAGAACATGCGTTTGGTTTGGAATCAAAAATGTGTTTATTAGTGAGAACAGTGTAGAACTATTTAATCCCAAAGTTCTACGTGCAAGTATGGGAGCAATTTTTAGTTTAAATATTTTTGATGAAGTTGATCTTGTTGAAATAATTAAAAAATATAAAAAGCTGAATTATAAAAGTTACATCGCAGATTTAAATGGTGTTGATTTTAAGAAAATAAAATTTGACGGGAAATCAATTATTATTTTTTCAAATGAAGCTTTTGGACCTACAAAGGAATTATTAAATATTTGTGACACAAAAATTACTATTCCCAAAAAAGGAAATATTGATTCACTTAATGTTTCAGTTGCCGCAGCAGTTATACTTTCTTCAATTTAA
- a CDS encoding efflux RND transporter permease subunit, whose product MSLSSISIRRPVLAIVMSIAIVLFGVIGYTYLGIREYPSIDPPIISVGVSYVGANADVIESQITEPLEEQINGIAGIRTLTSVSRDGRSDITVEFDVNVDLETAANDVRDRVSRAQRNLPADVDPPIVSKADADAVPIVFLNVKSDNRTLLELSDIALNTFKERLQTISGVSQIMIWGEKRYSMRLWMDPTKLAAYNITPLDIRSALNRENIELPSGSIEGKNIELTVRTLGRLVNVDDFNNLTIKEDKGAIVRFKDIGFAELYPENDKSILRRDGIPMVGVVLVPQPGANYIDITDEFYKRIEQIKKDLPADIELGIGFDVTKYIRNSIAEVQETILIAFLLVILIIFLFLRDWRTTLIPIIAIPVSLIGSFFIMYIADFSINVLTLLGIVLAIGIVVDDAIIVLENIYKKVEDGLNPIDAGIKGTSEIFFAVISTTISLVAVFLPIMFLKGITGRLFIEFGVVIAGAVIISSFVALTLTPMLSSRILKHKDHQNWFYKITEPFFNSFESAYKNSLDSFMEKRWLAIIIMIVAFGIIYFIGTNLQSELAPIEDRGEIRVESKMPEGTSFELMDFNIMQIVNVLQDSIEESSAMISLTGGGRGTNSGFVRLILKDPEERNKTQQQVADEITEIMKDLNDAKSFVIQSQSISTRRGGLPVQYVVQAPNFEKLQEVVPKFLDAAQDDPTFANVDINLKFSKPEIIIEINRTKARQLGISAFDIAQTLQLAYSGQRFGFFVMNGKQYQVIGQVLKEDRTKPLDLTSLYVRNNRGELIQLDNLITMKEKSSPPQLFRFNRYVSATVSASLAPGKTIQDGISAMDKIADKVLDDRFSTALEGASKDFVESSSSLFFTFLLALVLIYLTLAAQFESFRDPFIIMFTVPLAIAGSVFSLWYFNQTLNIFSQIGQIMLIGLVTKNGILIVEFANQKKAQGLKILDAVKESASLRLRPILMTSFSTILGTLPIALALGAGSEARVSMGIAVIGGLIFSTGLTLYIVPAIYSFLSDKKKEVSNVTIEENELLKSENI is encoded by the coding sequence ATGAGTTTATCATCTATAAGTATACGCCGACCCGTTTTGGCAATTGTAATGTCAATTGCAATTGTTTTATTTGGAGTTATTGGATATACATATTTAGGAATTAGAGAATATCCAAGTATTGATCCACCAATAATTAGTGTTGGTGTAAGTTATGTAGGAGCAAATGCAGATGTAATTGAATCTCAAATTACAGAACCACTCGAAGAACAAATAAATGGAATTGCTGGAATAAGAACTTTAACTTCTGTTAGTCGTGATGGACGAAGCGATATAACGGTTGAGTTTGATGTAAATGTTGATTTGGAAACTGCTGCAAACGATGTAAGAGATAGAGTATCGCGTGCGCAAAGAAATCTACCTGCAGATGTTGATCCGCCAATTGTATCAAAAGCCGATGCTGATGCTGTTCCAATAGTTTTCCTAAATGTAAAAAGTGATAACCGTACTTTATTGGAATTATCAGATATTGCATTAAATACTTTTAAAGAAAGATTACAAACAATTTCCGGCGTAAGCCAAATAATGATTTGGGGAGAGAAACGCTACTCAATGCGTTTATGGATGGATCCAACAAAACTTGCCGCTTATAATATTACACCGCTTGATATTCGGAGTGCGTTAAATAGAGAGAATATTGAATTACCTTCCGGAAGTATTGAAGGCAAAAATATTGAATTAACTGTTAGAACATTAGGCAGATTAGTAAATGTTGATGATTTCAACAATCTTACAATCAAAGAAGATAAGGGTGCAATTGTTAGATTTAAAGATATTGGCTTTGCGGAATTATATCCGGAAAATGATAAATCAATTTTACGCCGAGATGGAATTCCGATGGTTGGAGTTGTACTTGTTCCACAACCCGGTGCAAATTACATTGATATTACCGATGAATTTTACAAAAGAATTGAACAAATTAAAAAAGATTTACCGGCAGATATTGAATTGGGAATTGGTTTTGATGTTACAAAATACATTAGGAATTCTATTGCAGAAGTTCAAGAAACAATTCTGATAGCATTTCTATTGGTTATACTTATCATATTTTTATTCTTAAGAGATTGGCGAACTACATTAATTCCAATTATTGCGATTCCAGTTTCGCTCATTGGCTCATTTTTCATTATGTACATTGCTGATTTTTCTATAAATGTGTTAACACTTTTAGGAATTGTTTTGGCAATTGGAATTGTTGTTGACGATGCAATTATTGTGCTGGAAAATATTTACAAAAAAGTTGAGGACGGATTAAATCCAATAGATGCCGGTATTAAAGGTACTTCCGAAATATTTTTTGCAGTTATTTCTACAACAATTTCTCTTGTTGCCGTATTTCTACCTATTATGTTTTTGAAGGGAATTACCGGAAGACTATTTATTGAGTTTGGAGTAGTTATTGCCGGAGCTGTAATTATTTCATCATTTGTTGCACTTACATTAACCCCAATGTTAAGTTCAAGAATTTTAAAACATAAAGATCACCAAAATTGGTTTTACAAAATAACTGAACCATTTTTCAACTCTTTTGAATCAGCATATAAAAATTCTCTCGATTCATTTATGGAAAAAAGATGGCTCGCAATTATTATAATGATTGTAGCATTTGGAATTATTTATTTTATTGGTACAAATTTACAATCTGAACTGGCTCCTATTGAAGACAGAGGTGAAATTAGAGTAGAAAGTAAAATGCCGGAAGGTACATCTTTTGAATTAATGGATTTTAATATAATGCAGATTGTTAATGTTTTACAAGATTCAATAGAAGAATCTTCAGCTATGATTTCTTTAACTGGAGGAGGAAGAGGAACAAATTCCGGTTTTGTTCGACTAATCTTAAAAGATCCAGAAGAAAGAAATAAAACACAGCAGCAAGTTGCAGATGAAATTACAGAAATTATGAAAGATTTAAATGATGCTAAATCATTTGTAATTCAAAGTCAATCAATATCTACAAGGCGTGGCGGACTTCCAGTTCAATACGTTGTTCAAGCTCCTAATTTCGAAAAACTACAAGAAGTTGTTCCAAAATTTTTAGATGCAGCACAAGATGATCCAACATTTGCAAATGTTGATATAAATTTAAAATTTAGTAAACCGGAAATTATAATTGAAATAAATAGAACAAAAGCCCGCCAATTAGGAATTTCTGCATTTGATATTGCCCAAACATTACAATTAGCATATAGCGGCCAGCGTTTCGGGTTTTTTGTAATGAATGGAAAACAATATCAAGTAATTGGTCAAGTTTTGAAAGAAGACAGAACAAAACCACTTGATCTTACTTCATTATATGTTAGGAATAATCGAGGAGAATTAATTCAACTTGATAATCTTATAACAATGAAAGAAAAAAGTAGTCCGCCGCAATTATTTAGATTTAATAGATATGTAAGTGCAACAGTTTCTGCAAGTTTGGCGCCGGGCAAAACAATTCAAGATGGAATTTCAGCGATGGATAAAATTGCAGATAAAGTACTCGATGACAGATTTTCCACCGCTTTAGAAGGTGCATCAAAAGATTTTGTGGAAAGTTCGTCAAGTTTATTCTTCACATTTTTGCTTGCGCTTGTTTTAATCTATTTAACACTTGCCGCACAATTTGAAAGTTTCAGAGATCCATTTATTATAATGTTTACAGTGCCTCTTGCAATTGCAGGATCAGTTTTTTCATTATGGTATTTCAATCAAACACTAAATATTTTTAGTCAAATTGGACAAATAATGTTAATTGGTTTGGTAACAAAAAACGGAATTTTAATTGTTGAATTTGCAAATCAGAAAAAAGCTCAAGGATTAAAAATATTAGATGCGGTAAAGGAATCCGCAAGTTTGAGATTACGACCAATTTTAATGACTAGTTTTTCAACAATTTTGGGAACATTACCTATTGCCTTAGCTCTTGGAGCTGGTTCGGAAGCTAGGGTATCAATGGGTATTGCTGTAATTGGCGGATTGATTTTTTCAACCGGTTTAACATTATATATCGTACCGGCAATTTATTCATTTTTATCTGATAAAAAGAAAGAAGTAAGTAACGTTACAATTGAAGAAAATGAATTATTAAAAAGTGAAAATATTTAG
- a CDS encoding efflux RND transporter periplasmic adaptor subunit → MKNKKQLIIFIIVVIILLLIFFPKLNLNENDEMNKNDGGKKNESIVADIKIIKPESLQNKIFTNGTLIGNEEVLLRSESSGKVTAILFDEGKKVKKGELLLKINDEELQATLKKNSLKVDFAKDKEFRARQLLEKQLTSQQEYDIVLNELNSLKADVEFTIAQIAKTEIRAPFDGIIGLRSVSIGSYITPQIQVATIQSINPIKIDFAVPQKYYSEIKEGKIIEFAIPSVNKNFIGKIYAVEPKIDQTTRTILVRAIADNNNGILLPGAYVEINIILENMLNAILIPTDALIPDMEGEKVFLFKNGKAIPQKVTTGIRTESKIQITEGLEMGDSVIVSGIIQLRPNMQIKIKLTK, encoded by the coding sequence ATGAAGAACAAAAAACAGTTGATAATTTTTATAATTGTAGTAATTATTTTATTACTTATTTTTTTTCCAAAATTGAATTTGAATGAAAATGATGAAATGAATAAAAATGATGGCGGAAAAAAAAATGAAAGTATTGTTGCTGATATCAAAATTATAAAACCGGAATCTCTTCAAAATAAAATATTCACAAACGGAACGTTAATTGGGAATGAGGAAGTTTTACTAAGAAGCGAATCATCCGGAAAAGTAACAGCTATACTTTTTGATGAAGGTAAAAAAGTTAAAAAAGGTGAATTGCTTTTAAAAATAAATGATGAAGAACTTCAAGCAACGTTAAAGAAAAACTCATTAAAAGTTGATTTTGCAAAAGACAAAGAGTTTAGAGCCAGACAATTACTTGAAAAACAACTTACAAGTCAGCAAGAATATGATATTGTTTTAAATGAACTTAATTCGCTAAAAGCTGATGTTGAATTTACAATTGCCCAAATTGCAAAAACTGAAATCCGTGCTCCATTTGATGGAATAATTGGTTTGCGTTCGGTAAGTATTGGCAGTTATATTACACCGCAAATTCAAGTTGCAACAATTCAAAGTATAAATCCTATTAAAATAGATTTTGCAGTTCCGCAAAAATATTATAGCGAAATAAAAGAAGGGAAAATTATTGAATTTGCAATTCCTAGTGTTAATAAAAACTTCATTGGAAAAATTTATGCCGTTGAACCAAAAATTGATCAGACAACAAGAACAATTTTAGTGCGAGCAATCGCTGATAATAATAATGGAATACTGTTACCCGGCGCTTATGTTGAAATAAATATTATTTTGGAAAATATGTTGAATGCAATATTAATTCCTACAGATGCATTGATTCCGGATATGGAAGGCGAAAAAGTATTTCTATTTAAAAATGGGAAAGCGATTCCTCAAAAAGTTACCACCGGAATTAGAACCGAATCAAAAATTCAAATTACAGAAGGATTAGAAATGGGTGATTCTGTAATTGTTTCCGGAATAATTCAACTGAGACCTAATATGCAAATAAAAATTAAATTAACTAAATAA